From the Streptomyces sp. Sge12 genome, the window AGCGGCCCTCCTCGACCAGTGCCTCGAACTCCGGGGTCACGCGGGCGACGGCGCCCGGGCCCAGCACGATCTGGTAGGTGTCGTCCTCGACCACGCCGAGCACCGCCGGGAGGGCGCGCAGGGCCTCGTCCTGGACCAGCGAGCGGTCGCGCAGCGAGATGCGCAGGCGGGTCATGCAGTGCGCGATCGAGACGATGTTGTCCGGGCCGCCGACCAGCGGAAGGATCGCGGCGGCGGTGGCGCGGTTCTTGTCAGTGGACATGTGGGATCGCCTTGGGTCGGGGGTCAGCTGGTGGGGGCGAGGGCGCGGGCGAGGGCGGCGCGCAGGTGGCCCTGCGAGGCGGCGAGCAGTTCGGCGGCCGTGGGCCCGTCGACCCCTCCGAGGACGACGAGGACGGCGTTCTTGACCTCGCCCCCGGTGGCGGCCAGCGCGGCCTCGATCTCCTCGTCGGGGGCGCCGGTGGCCAGCGCGACGATGCGGCGGGCGCGGGCGCGCAGCTTCTCGTTCGAGGAGCGCATGTCGACCATGAGGTTCCCGTACGTCTTGCCGAGGCGGATCATCGTGATGGTCGAGATGAGGTTGAGGACGAGCTTCTGCGCGGTGCCGGCCTTCAGGCGGGTGGATCCGGTGAGGAGTTCGGGTCCGACGACGACCTCGATGCCGTGGTCGGCGGCCGCGGCGAGGGCGGATCCGGCGTTGCAGGAGAGCCCGACGGTGAGCGCGCCGCGGGTACGGGCGAACTCGACCGCGCCGATCGCGTACGGGGTGCGGCCCGAGGCGGAGATGCCGACGACCGTGTCGTCCGGCCCGATCCCCAGCGCGGTGAGGTCGCCCGCGGCCAGTTCCTTGGAGTCCTCGGCGCCCTCGACGGACCGGACCATGGCGGAGGGGCCGCCCGCGATCAGTCCGACGACGTCGGCCGGGTCGGTGTTGAAGGTGGGCGGGCACTCGCTCGCGTCCAGGACGCCCATCCGGCCGGCCGTGCCGGCGCCCGCGTAGACGAGCCGGCCGCCGCGGGCCATCCGTTCGGCGATCGCGTCGACGGCGGCGGCGATCCGCGGGAGCTGGGCGGCGACGGCGGCGGGGACGGTGGCGTCCTCGGCGTTCATCGTGCGGGCGATGTCGAGGGTGGACAGCCGGTCGATCTCGGCGAGTTCCGGGCGGAAGGCCTCGGTGGTGAGGGTTTCCAATTGGGCGCGGAGTTCTGCGTGGGCGGTCATGGGCGGCTCCCGGGCGGGCGGCGGATGGTGTGCGGGCTGGGCTTCGGGATCGGGGCTCCGCCCCGGACCCCGCTCCTCAAACGCCGGAGGGGCCGGATTCGGTGGCGTGGCTGGACGTGTCAGCGGGTCGTGTGGCGGTGGGCGAGGGCTTCGTAGGAGGCGGCGAGGGCGGGCGCGGCGGTGTCGTAGGTCTGCTGCGCGACGCCGACGAAGAGGCAGTCGACGACGAGCAGCTGGCTGGTCCGGCTGGACATGGCGGCCGGGCGCAGCTGGGTCTCGCGGGCGGCGGAGGTGGCCAGTACGAGGTCGGCGTGGCGGGTGACGGGGCTGTTCGGGCGGCCGGTGAGGGCGAGGGTGGTGGCGCCGCGGCCGAAGGCGACGCGCAGCGGTTCGATCACGTCGCCGGTGGTGCCGGAATGGGTGATCGCGACGGCCACGTCGCCGGGGCGCAGTTGCACGGCGCCGGTGACGGCCAGGTGGGGGTCGCTGTGCGCGTGGGCGAGGAGGCCGATGCGCAGCAGCTTCTGGGCGAGGTCCTGGCCGACGAGGGCGGAGGCGCCGACGCCGTAGATGTCGATGCGGCGGGCGGTGGCGAGGGCGGTGACGGCGCCGGCGAGCTGGTTCAGGTCGAGGGCGGCGGCGGTGTCGGTGAGGGTCTGCGCCTCCTCGTGGGCCAGCTTGGCGACGACGTCCGCGAGGGGGTCGTCGACGGCTATGTCGACGGTGACGGCGGGGGCGGCGCCGGACTCCTGCTGGGCGGCGAGGGCGGCGAGCGCGAGGCGCAGGTCGCGGTAGCCGGGGTAACCGAGGAGGCGGGCGGTGCGCACGACGGTGGCCTCGCTGGTGCCGGTGTGCTCGGCGAGCGCGGAGACGGTGAGCCGGGCGCAGGCGGCGGGGTCGGCGGCTACGGCGTCGGCGACGGCCTGCACGGAGCGGGGCAGGGACGGGCCGAGGGCGCGGATCCGGGCCCGGAGGGCGTGGGGCGGCGGAGCCGGGGCGGTGGGGGGCGCGGGGGTGACCGCAGGGGTGACCGCAGTGGCGCTGGAAGTTTCCTTCGGATTCTGGCTCACATCTGAAACTTATTTTCAGGTGCGGTTCCGGTCAATACGCCATTGGGCCCTCGGAAAGAGGGCCTTCATCAGGGGCCCCGAACGGGTCCACAATGGGCGCATGGACCACGCGACCCCCCTGGAACAGGCGCTGCACGTCGCCCGTGCCCTCGTTCTCGCCGATCTCGCCGCCGGCGAGGTCGCCGATGCCGATGTCGTCTCCCTCGTCGAGGACTCGGTCACGCACCGCCGGTGGTGGGTGGAGCAGTGGCCGGAGGGTGTCGACTACCTTGCCGGACTCGTCGCCCAGGACGTGAAGGACGCACTGCTGGAGAAGTACGGACGCTGGCCGCTGTGCCCGGTCTGCAACCACGGCGAACCGCACGCGCTGGACGTGGAGCCGGAGCTGGGACCCGACCCGCACTGGGTGTGCTCGGAGGCGGGCGTGAAGGTGGCCGCGATAGGCGGCCTGGGCCCCGTCCTCGGCCGGCGATGAGCCGCCGGTGACCGTCTACATCGACCCGCCGACCTGGCCGGGCCACGGCCGCATGTGGTCGCACCTGGTCAGCGACGTCTCGTACGAGGAGCTGCACGCCTTCGCGGCCGGCATCGGCTGCCCGCCGCGGGCCTTCGAGCGGGACCACTACGACGTGCCGTCCTACCGCTACGCGGACGCGGTCGGCGCCGGTGCGGTGGAGATCGGCAGCAAGGAACTCGTCCGCCGCCTCACCGCGGCGGGACTGCGCCGCCCGAAGGGCCGGCCGGCGGCGTAGGCCGTCTCCTCCGGATCCTGCCGGGCGCCCGATCGGATCGGATCGCAGCGGTCGGGTGCGGGGAGGGGCCCCTGCGGCAGGGTTGGCGTCGAAGGGAGGGAGGCCTCGTGATCTCGGCACTCAACCGGCTGGTCGATCTCGTCGAGGGGCACCTCGCCGAGGAGCTCGACGTCAACGGATTGGCCGGGGGGCTCGGCACGACCGGGTACCACCTGCGCCGGATGTTCTCGTCGCTGGCCGGCATGCCGCTCTCGGAGTACGTGCGCCGGCGCCGCATGACGGTCGCCGCCGCCGACGTGGTCCGCGGCGAGGACGATCTGCTGAGCATCGCCGTCCGGTACGGATACGGATCGACCGAGGCGTTCGGGCGCGCGTTCCGCGCGGTCCACGGCGCCGGTCCCCGTGACGTGCGCCGCGACGGAGGCCCCCTTCGCACACAGCCACGGCTCAGGATCCGCCTGACCGTCGAAGGGAGCATCCCCATGGACACCCGCCTCATCGACCGCCCCGCCTTCCGGCTGGTCGGACACGCGGCCCGGGTCCCGCTCATCCACCAGGGCATCAACCCGCACATCCAGCAGCACGTCACCGCACTGCCGCAGGAGGAGCACCTCCGGCTGAAGGCCCTCGGCGACACCGAACCGGCCGGCCTGCTGGCGGTCTCCGACGACCTCGACCCCGACGGCACGGAGGGGAGCGAACTGACCTACCTGCACGGAGTCGCCGTCTCCCGGGACACCCGCGCCCCCGAAGACCTCGACGCCATCGAGGTGCCGGCCGGGATGTGGGCGGTCTTCCGTACCGACGGACCGCATCCGCAGGCACTGCAGACGACCTGGGCCGCGACGGCGACCGAGTGGTTCCCCTCCAACCCGTGGCGGCTGCGGCCGGGCCCCTCGATCGTCGCGGTCCTGGACCGCGCGGCCGACTTCAGCACCGCGACCTGTGA encodes:
- the murQ gene encoding N-acetylmuramic acid 6-phosphate etherase, with the protein product MTAHAELRAQLETLTTEAFRPELAEIDRLSTLDIARTMNAEDATVPAAVAAQLPRIAAAVDAIAERMARGGRLVYAGAGTAGRMGVLDASECPPTFNTDPADVVGLIAGGPSAMVRSVEGAEDSKELAAGDLTALGIGPDDTVVGISASGRTPYAIGAVEFARTRGALTVGLSCNAGSALAAAADHGIEVVVGPELLTGSTRLKAGTAQKLVLNLISTITMIRLGKTYGNLMVDMRSSNEKLRARARRIVALATGAPDEEIEAALAATGGEVKNAVLVVLGGVDGPTAAELLAASQGHLRAALARALAPTS
- a CDS encoding MurR/RpiR family transcriptional regulator: MRALGPSLPRSVQAVADAVAADPAACARLTVSALAEHTGTSEATVVRTARLLGYPGYRDLRLALAALAAQQESGAAPAVTVDIAVDDPLADVVAKLAHEEAQTLTDTAAALDLNQLAGAVTALATARRIDIYGVGASALVGQDLAQKLLRIGLLAHAHSDPHLAVTGAVQLRPGDVAVAITHSGTTGDVIEPLRVAFGRGATTLALTGRPNSPVTRHADLVLATSAARETQLRPAAMSSRTSQLLVVDCLFVGVAQQTYDTAAPALAASYEALAHRHTTR
- a CDS encoding DUF4031 domain-containing protein, translated to MTVYIDPPTWPGHGRMWSHLVSDVSYEELHAFAAGIGCPPRAFERDHYDVPSYRYADAVGAGAVEIGSKELVRRLTAAGLRRPKGRPAA
- a CDS encoding AraC family transcriptional regulator, which gives rise to MISALNRLVDLVEGHLAEELDVNGLAGGLGTTGYHLRRMFSSLAGMPLSEYVRRRRMTVAAADVVRGEDDLLSIAVRYGYGSTEAFGRAFRAVHGAGPRDVRRDGGPLRTQPRLRIRLTVEGSIPMDTRLIDRPAFRLVGHAARVPLIHQGINPHIQQHVTALPQEEHLRLKALGDTEPAGLLAVSDDLDPDGTEGSELTYLHGVAVSRDTRAPEDLDAIEVPAGMWAVFRTDGPHPQALQTTWAATATEWFPSNPWRLRPGPSIVAVLDRAADFSTATCELWLPVEPA